From a single Oceanispirochaeta sp. genomic region:
- a CDS encoding carbohydrate ABC transporter permease, giving the protein MDIHNKIPRGWRIYAQIFLILFTMITLLPLIWMLYSSFKLQGEIMLFPMSLPKEPTIRNYLQAWEIGNMGQSFINSVIYAGVGTGITVFLAIAASYALTKFGYKSSKIYYSIFALGLLITVNSVIAPLFILETRIGLYNTRLGVILPYVTFGLPMAILLACSYIKGIPDSLIEAAIIDGANYLQIFWKLILILSTPVVATIAILSFLRNWNEFVLVFILTSGQHMRSLPVSINSFAGRLNQDYGMQFAALTIGTLPMILFYIGAHNMIIKGFGEGALKE; this is encoded by the coding sequence ATGGATATTCACAATAAGATCCCCAGGGGATGGAGAATCTATGCACAGATTTTCTTGATCCTCTTTACTATGATAACCCTGCTTCCCTTAATCTGGATGCTTTACTCATCCTTTAAACTCCAGGGAGAAATTATGCTTTTTCCCATGTCTCTGCCTAAAGAACCGACCATAAGAAATTACCTTCAGGCATGGGAAATCGGGAATATGGGTCAGTCTTTTATCAACAGTGTGATTTATGCCGGGGTAGGAACTGGAATCACTGTCTTTCTGGCTATCGCGGCGTCTTATGCTCTGACAAAATTTGGGTATAAGAGTTCAAAAATCTACTATTCCATCTTTGCTTTGGGACTGCTTATAACCGTTAATTCGGTTATTGCACCTCTGTTTATCCTTGAGACAAGAATCGGTCTATATAATACCCGTCTGGGTGTTATTCTCCCTTATGTCACCTTTGGCTTACCGATGGCTATACTCCTGGCCTGTTCTTATATTAAAGGAATTCCAGATTCTCTGATCGAAGCAGCCATCATTGATGGTGCAAACTATCTTCAAATTTTCTGGAAGTTGATTCTTATTCTTTCAACACCGGTCGTAGCAACCATCGCTATCCTCTCTTTTTTGAGGAACTGGAATGAGTTTGTTCTTGTTTTCATATTGACATCCGGGCAACACATGAGGAGCCTGCCAGTGTCTATTAATTCTTTTGCAGGAAGGCTGAACCAAGACTATGGTATGCAATTTGCCGCCTTGACAATTGGGACTCTACCAATGATCCTTTTTTATATAGGTGCACACAATATGATTATAAAAGGTTTCGGTGAAGGAGCCTTAAAGGAGTAA